GGTCTTGTAGGTGCCGGGGGCGAGGTATTCGTCATCGAGGGCCTCGGTCATGTCCTCGTAGTCCGGCGTGTTCTCGGTGACCTCGTAGGTGCCGGGCTGGATGCCGAGGGTTTCGCCCATGGCCGCGTGGCAGCCAGCCCCACGACGATGAGTTCGGCACTTCATGGACGAGTTGGAGGCCGATACTGTATCGCTGCGCGATACACAAGCGGGCGGCCCCGCTCCGCGGGGCCGCCCGCTTCCGCTCCGCGGAAGCGGACACGGCTCGCTCCGCTCCCCGAACCCGAGGATGGCTCGCTCCGCTCACCAACCACCCGCAGCACTCCACACCACGCAAGCGAAGCCCAGCACTCCACACCACCCAAACCACCACGCCCGCGCTCCGCGCGGGCGTACACAACGCTCCGCTGTGACAAACCGTCAAAGCCTTACTCCATACAGGCCATGACAGAACACCAGACCATCAGGCCGGCCACCCCCACTCCCATGCGCCGCTACCAGAACAGCAATGACAGGCCATCAAAAGCCTCATGTCGAAAGTCCGCACCCACACGCCGTAGAAGAAGGATGCATCAAAACAAAAAGCAGATAAGAACTGGACCACCCTGCCCCATCTACCTTCGACTCGAGTGCTCCACACCACCAAACACACCAACTGCAGGCAATCAGCCGGTCTCTCGACGGTGCACCACCATCGGCACACGAATGGGGTACGCCATGGAAGCGACTGCCTCCGCCGGCGGCTTACTGCCCGGGACAGAGCGAAACTTCCAACGCGGCAGGATGGTAGCCAGAAAGATGGTCGCTTCGAGCCAGGCGAACTTGTCGCCGATGCACTTCCGGCTACCCGCGCCAAAGGGAACGACGTGATGCCGAGGACGCACCGCCATGTGCTCCGGTAGCCAGCGATCAGGGTCGAAGCGGTCGGGATCCGGGTACAGCTCCGGGTCCCGATGCATCGCATAGGGACTGAAAAGAACCTCAGTTCCCACAGGAATTCCGTAGCCACCGATGACGACGGGCTCCACTGAGCGTCGCATGAGCGTCGTCACACCGTGAAGCCGGATCACTTCGTCCAGGACGCGTGTGATGGCGGGCAGGCTCCGTACATCAGCGAAGGTGACAGGTCGGGAACCGACAGTCTTGCTGATCTCCGTGAGGATTTCTTCTTCGACATCGGGACGTTGGCCGATGTGGTACATGGCCCAAGCGAGTGTGGAGGCGGTGGTCTCACTGCCGGCGAAGAGCATGGTGGCGAGCTCGTCTCGAACTTCTTCGTCGGTCATGCCGACTCCCGTGTCGTCCCGTGCTGACAGCAACAGGGACAGCAAGTCGGAACGGCTTTCGGGGTTGGAGGTGCGGGTGGTGGCGATGACCTCCTCGATCACGGCGCGCATACGGGTTACGGAGCGGTCGAACGACCGCCAGATCGGCAAGCCGTCCAGAGCTTTGGGGGCGAGGGCCCGGTGGAGCATGGTGCGGAGGATGATCGGGAGGTCTTCCCGGACCGACTCGACCGCAGGCCGACCGATGTCGGCGCTGAAAATGGTCGCGGCAAGGGTCTCGATGGTGAAGCTTCCCGCGGCTTGGGCGGCATCAATCGACTGGCCGTCGTGCCAGGAATCCGCGAGCATCCGCGAGCGGTCGGCCATGACGCTTGCGTAGCCCTCAAGGCGCTCTTTGTAGAACATCGGCTGGATGAGGCGCCGGTTGCGGATATGTGTCGCGCCTTCGCTGTTCCCGATTCCGTTGCCGACCAGTGGCCTCAGGCGGTCGAAGAGCCGACCTTTCCTGAAGGACTTGCCCTTCTTGACCAGGATCTCGGTGATCGCGTCGGGGGTGGTGACCACGACCACCGGCATGGTGCCGATGTCGAGGCGGAGCACGGGCCCTTCGCCGTGGAGGGCTCTGAGGACTCCCAGTGGGTTGAGCAGCAGGCGCGGGACATGCCCGAGTCCGGGAACACGGCCCTTCGCGCGCGGTATGGAGTCCAGTGACACGGTGAAGTCCTCTCGCAAGACACCTTCACGCCGGTCCCCAGCAGCGACGGCATGTCAGGTGGCGTGCACACGCCGTCAGCCGGGCCAGCCGGAGTGATCCCGTCCGGCGCATACTATGCGTGCTTGATCGTTTTCCAACAGGGGCACCGGGCAATCTCAAGTTCCGTTCCAGGTCTGGTATCTCCCCGGGTTCGACCCAGCGCGGTGGGCGGAGAGGTTCCTGGGGGCGATGGCCGAGGGGGTGCCGGAAGCGACTGTGTGCGGCAGAGAGGGGCGGTCTCGGCTGCCAACGGGCTCCACGGCGGCCGACACCGCCCTGGGGCGCAGCGGGGGCCTCAGAGCCGCTCCTCGGGCGGTTGGGCGGCGCGCCGGGGCTCGTCTACTGGTGCTTCCCTCTCATCGGGCGGATCGCTGCTTGAGAGACCGTCTGCCAGACGCTGAACGGTTCTGTCGCCCGCCTGCCGAGTCCAGGTCGTGGTCACTGCTGAGGGGCGCCAGGGGATGCCGGAGCCTTGAAGCTCGCAAGGCTGGTGCCGGACGGCAGGGATCCACCCGTGGCTCTGCCGGTGTTCGACACGATGCATCGAGTGGTTGACTGCACAACTGTCGTACCTTGAAGAGACTCTGACGGCCAGTCGGGCGTTTCGGCGTGGAAGATATGCTGCCCCTGCGCTGCCGATCTTGCTCGATGGACCGGCGGTACGGGACTGCTACCCGCGGTCCGCAGCGACGTTCATGAGCGCCCCCGGTCGGCCTTCGTGACAGGGGTGCTCTCACATCACCGGAGGCCCCGTGAACACCCCACACCCGATACCCGTCGACGGGCTCGTGCCGCCGCCGGGGTGCCCCGCCCACGGCATGGCCCAGAGCGGGCTTGTGCGGCTCCCGGAGATCACGGATCCGGCCAGGACGTACGAGGGGCTTCGCCGGCAGTACGGTCCGGTCGCCCCGGTTCTGTTGCACGGGGACATCCCGGCATGGATGGTTCTCGGCTACCGGGAGAACCTCGAGGTCATGCGCACGCCCAAGCTGTTCAGCCGGGACTCACGGCGCTGGAACGCCTTCATCGAGAACCGGGTGCCCGCGGAATCCCCCCTGATGCCGATGGTGGGCTGGCAGCCGCTGTGCGTCTTCGCCGACGGTGCGGAGCATGCCCGACTGCGCGGCGCGATCGTGGACGGCCTCTCCCAGTTCAACCGTCGCGGCATGCGCAAGTACGTCACTCACTACACCCGGCAGCTCGTCGCCGGCTTCGCGGCGGACGGCACGGCGGACCTTGTGCGCAACTACGCCGAGCCGCTCCCCATGTTGGTCGTGAGCCGCCTTCTCGGCATGACTCCGGACAAGGGCCCCCTTCTGGTCGAGCCGACGCTGGACCTCGTGCGCGGAAGCGAGACGGCGGCGGCCAGCAACGCCGTCGTCACCCAGGTGCTCCAGGAGCTGGTCGCCTACAAGAGGACGGCACCCGGCGACGACCTGGCATCGCGGCTCATCCTCCATTCATCGCGGCTGACCGATACCGAGGTCATCGAGCATCTCCGCCTGACCCTGGTGGCGGCACACCAGGGCACTGTCAACCTGATCGCCCACACGCTGCGCCTGATCCTGACCGACCGCCGATTCCGGGGGAACCTGTCCGGCGGGCACATGACACTGCCCGACGCACTTGAGCAGGTCATGTGGGACAACCCCAGCATCGCCACCATTCCCGGCCGGTGGGCGACGTCCGACACGACCATCGGTGGTCAGCACGTCAGGAAGGGCGATCTGCTGATGCTGTGCATCGCGGCGGCCAACGTGGATCCCGAGCAGCGCCCCGACCTGGGCGTGCCGATGCACGGAAACCGCTCGCATCTCGCTCTGAGCGCAGGTCCCCATGAGTGCCCCGGCGGCGACATCGGCCGCGCCATCGCCGACACGGGTATCGACGAGCTCACGTCGATCCTGCCGGACATGGCCCTGGCCGTCCCGGAGACCGAGATCGGCATCACCTCCAACTGGCTCACCACCCGGCCGGATGCCCTGCCGGTCCGGTTCACCCCGCCGCGCTCGCTGGGAGACCTGCACCCGGTGAACGGTGCCCCTCCTGCGGCCCAGCCGCTGCCGGCCGCTGCCGCGCAGGGACCGCTGCCCGCTCGGCCTCCTGGGGCGGTGGCTGCCCGGCGGCGGTCGTGGTGGCGGTCGCTGCTGTCCCGGTGACACCGGCGGCCCGGTCGGCCGGGAGGGAGCCGGGGACGGGCTCGATGGCCTTTCCGGGCTCGGACACCGGCCCGCAAGCCTGACGGGAAGCCCTGAGGGCGCTCGCGGGCAGCGTGCACCGGGCAGCGAAGTCAGGGAGCCCGGAGGAGGCGGTCCTCGGGTGGTGGGTGCGGTCGCCGTTTCCGAGTCAGAGTCGCTTGGATCGCTTGGATCGCTTGAGTCGCTGCCCGGGGGGTGGGGCAGCGACTGAGGATCAGCTACTCAGTCGCGCTTGAGTCGCTGGGGTGAGTTGATGGGAAAGTGCAGGTCAGGTGGAGTCAGTTGGATGGGGAGCGACTGAAGCGACTAAAGGGGGGGATATATGAGCCGTTCCTGTGCGCGCGTGTGCGTCATATATAGGAGGCTTGAGTCGCTTCAGTCGCTGTTTGCTGCTCTGCGGTTGCGTGACCTGCAGGTTACGTCTGAGATGGGGCGCAGCGACTGTACTGACTGAGTCGCTGCCCGAAGTTCTGAGTCGCTGGGACGGGTTCGGCCGTCGGGCCATCGACACGATCGAGGGTTCTCCCCCCGTGCTGCGCGCCCCCGGAGCACCTGTTCGCTAAGGTGTGTCCGTCGTTGAGTCGCTTCGGTCGCTGATAGGGGGAGCAAATGCCTGCTGAGCTGGGGTTTTCGCTCAGCGACTCACGGCAGCCCGCCTCAGCTGCTCCGGGCGCTGGTTCGACGCTGACCGCGGCGCAGTGGTGCGCTCGTCGTGGCTGGCCGGTGCATCCCCTCGCTCCCGGCCGCAAGACCCCTGCCGCGAACTGTGACGACTGCCGACGACCCGGCCACTCCGCCGCGGGCTGTCCGTGCCTGGCCGCCGGCCGCTGGTGCCACGGCTTCCACGCGGCCACCCTCGACCAGCGACGTATCAGCCGGTGGTGGGCGGCGAACCCGCTGTTCGGAGTCGGCGTCGCCTGCGGCCCCGCGGGGCTGGTCGTCATCGACATCGACGCTCATCCTGCCGAGCCACCAGGCCGGGACCGCATTCTCCCCGGTATTCCCATCTCCGAGAGCGTGGACCTCACGGGTCTCTCCACCGGGTTCCACACCATCGCCGTCCTGGCGGCCCTGAGGGGAGTTCCCAGCCCGGCGGACGACGAGGGCACACTGCGTGTCAGGACCCCCTCCGGTGGGCTTCATGTCTGGTACAGAGCCGGCGACAACCGGCGCTGGCAGTGTTCCAGCGGATCCAGCCGGGGCCGCGCCCTCGCCTGGCAGGTCGACGTCCGGGCTCACGGGGGCTACATCGTGGCACCGGGCACGACGACCAGCGCGGGAACGTACCTGCCCGTCGGCGAAGTCCGCCAGCCGGCAGTGCTTCCCACCTGGCTTGCGCAGGAGCTCGAGCGCACGGGGCACATCCCCGGGCCCCACATTCCCGCCCCGCGCTCGGTGCCGCCCCGGGCCCAGCAAGCCGTCCTGGCGGCAGGCGGCGGCCGGGGTACGGGCACCCAGGTGCTCGCCGCCGTCCTGGCCCCCGTTCAGGCGTGTGGCCAGGTCGCCGAGGGAGCGGGTTTCACGGACGCCCTCAACCGGGCCGCCTATACGCTCGGCGGGCTCGTCGCAGCGGGCCGTCTGGTGCAGGAGGATGCCGAACGCGCCCTGGTCGAGACCGCGCACGCGGCGCGTCCGGGTCAGGAGCGCCGTGCCGAGCAGATCATCCGCAGTGGTATGGCCGCCGGCCTCAAGCGCCCCTTGCATCCAGGGAGCTGCCGATGACCTCTCCCGGCAACGACGATGTCCTGTTCGACTTCGATCCCGCCGCCGTTGCTGCCCAGATCCGTACTCAGGGAACACTTCCCGTCCCGGCTCAGGGTGGTGCGACGTCCGTGGCCGGCGGAGGGGCCACCCAGTACGGTCTGCTGCCCGACACCCTGACGGACCGCGGGAACGCGAAGCTGTTCGTCAAGCTGTACGCCAACGACTACCGCCATGTCCCCGGCATCGGGTGGTACCGGTGGGACACCACTCGATGGCAGATGGACGAGGACGACACCGTCGTATGGGCGGCCGGCGACCTCGCGGAGAACATCGCAGGCAGCGACCCGCGAGGGTTGTTCACCACGCAGGCCCTGCAGCAGCACCGCCGGCGGGCCCTGTCCACCGCCGGTGTGAACGCGATGCTCACCCAGGCCAAGGCTGCCCCCGGCATGGTGCTCAACGCCGCCCTGCTGGACGCCGATCCGTACGCCCTGTGCACCCCGGAAGGCATCGTCGACCTCCGCACGGGCCTGGTGAAGGCCCCTGACCCGAACAAGGACTTCCACTCGCGCTCCACCACCGTGGGCCCTCAGCAAGGGCCCACGCCCCGCTGGGACCGATTCCTCACCGACACCTTCGGGGACGACACCGAGGGCAGGGAGATGATCGGCTTCCTGCAGCTGCTCCTGGGCTACTCGGTCACCGGAGACGTCGGCGGTCAGGTCCTGCCCTTCCTGTTCGGCGCGGGCAAGAACGGCAAGAGCGTGCTGCTCGACGTGCTGATGAAGCTGCTCGGAGACTACGCGGACGCGGCCCCGCCCGGTTTCCTCATGGCCCGCCCCTACGAGGGCCATCCGACGGACCTGGCCGAACTCCACGGCCGACGGGTGATCGTCTGCTCGGAGGTCAAGCACGGCGACAAGTTCGACGAGGCGCGGGTCAAGCTCCTCACCGGCGGCGACCGCATCAAGGCCCGCCGTATGAGGCAGGACTTCTTCAGTTTCCAGCCCACCCACAAGCTGTGGCTGCTCGGCAACCACCGGCCCGAGGTGGGCACCGGGGGCTTCGCCTTCTGGCGCCGCATGCGGTTGATCCCGTTCGAGCGAGTCGTCTCCGACGACCGCAAGATCGACAACCTGGCGGACATCCTCGTCACGGAGGAAGGGCCCGGCATCCTGGGCTGGCTCATCGACGGGGCCCGCCGCTACGTCGGCGGGGAGAAGGACCTGACGGGCCCCGAGCGGGTGCGTATCGCGACGACCGCCTATGCGGAGACCGAGGACCACACGGGCCGCTTCTTCGAAGAGTGCTGTGTCATCGGCAGCGAGCTGCGAGCAGAACAGACCGGCCTGTACGCCGCGTACAGGACATGGTGCCAGAACGAAGGAGCACCCATCATGTCCTCACGGGCGTTCGCCGCTCGCGCACGGGAACTGGTCGGGCTCGCCTCCCCCAAGGAAATGATCCTGTCGAACCAGCGCAAGTACTACCCCGGCATCGGAGTGCTCACTGACGAGGAGAGGCAAGCCAGCGCATGAGCTCCCTGATCACCGAGGACGAGATTCGGGACGAATCCGAGATCATTTGGCTCGAGGACGTCACCCGGCTCGACTACGTCCGACAAAGCCTCGATCGGCTCCCCACCCGCACCGGCAAGCCCCCGTACCACCGCGACGGCCGCATGGTG
The Streptomyces tirandamycinicus DNA segment above includes these coding regions:
- a CDS encoding cytochrome P450, whose product is MSLDSIPRAKGRVPGLGHVPRLLLNPLGVLRALHGEGPVLRLDIGTMPVVVVTTPDAITEILVKKGKSFRKGRLFDRLRPLVGNGIGNSEGATHIRNRRLIQPMFYKERLEGYASVMADRSRMLADSWHDGQSIDAAQAAGSFTIETLAATIFSADIGRPAVESVREDLPIILRTMLHRALAPKALDGLPIWRSFDRSVTRMRAVIEEVIATTRTSNPESRSDLLSLLLSARDDTGVGMTDEEVRDELATMLFAGSETTASTLAWAMYHIGQRPDVEEEILTEISKTVGSRPVTFADVRSLPAITRVLDEVIRLHGVTTLMRRSVEPVVIGGYGIPVGTEVLFSPYAMHRDPELYPDPDRFDPDRWLPEHMAVRPRHHVVPFGAGSRKCIGDKFAWLEATIFLATILPRWKFRSVPGSKPPAEAVASMAYPIRVPMVVHRRETG
- a CDS encoding cytochrome P450; translated protein: MNTPHPIPVDGLVPPPGCPAHGMAQSGLVRLPEITDPARTYEGLRRQYGPVAPVLLHGDIPAWMVLGYRENLEVMRTPKLFSRDSRRWNAFIENRVPAESPLMPMVGWQPLCVFADGAEHARLRGAIVDGLSQFNRRGMRKYVTHYTRQLVAGFAADGTADLVRNYAEPLPMLVVSRLLGMTPDKGPLLVEPTLDLVRGSETAAASNAVVTQVLQELVAYKRTAPGDDLASRLILHSSRLTDTEVIEHLRLTLVAAHQGTVNLIAHTLRLILTDRRFRGNLSGGHMTLPDALEQVMWDNPSIATIPGRWATSDTTIGGQHVRKGDLLMLCIAAANVDPEQRPDLGVPMHGNRSHLALSAGPHECPGGDIGRAIADTGIDELTSILPDMALAVPETEIGITSNWLTTRPDALPVRFTPPRSLGDLHPVNGAPPAAQPLPAAAAQGPLPARPPGAVAARRRSWWRSLLSR
- a CDS encoding bifunctional DNA primase/polymerase; amino-acid sequence: MHPLAPGRKTPAANCDDCRRPGHSAAGCPCLAAGRWCHGFHAATLDQRRISRWWAANPLFGVGVACGPAGLVVIDIDAHPAEPPGRDRILPGIPISESVDLTGLSTGFHTIAVLAALRGVPSPADDEGTLRVRTPSGGLHVWYRAGDNRRWQCSSGSSRGRALAWQVDVRAHGGYIVAPGTTTSAGTYLPVGEVRQPAVLPTWLAQELERTGHIPGPHIPAPRSVPPRAQQAVLAAGGGRGTGTQVLAAVLAPVQACGQVAEGAGFTDALNRAAYTLGGLVAAGRLVQEDAERALVETAHAARPGQERRAEQIIRSGMAAGLKRPLHPGSCR
- a CDS encoding DNA primase family protein, producing MTSPGNDDVLFDFDPAAVAAQIRTQGTLPVPAQGGATSVAGGGATQYGLLPDTLTDRGNAKLFVKLYANDYRHVPGIGWYRWDTTRWQMDEDDTVVWAAGDLAENIAGSDPRGLFTTQALQQHRRRALSTAGVNAMLTQAKAAPGMVLNAALLDADPYALCTPEGIVDLRTGLVKAPDPNKDFHSRSTTVGPQQGPTPRWDRFLTDTFGDDTEGREMIGFLQLLLGYSVTGDVGGQVLPFLFGAGKNGKSVLLDVLMKLLGDYADAAPPGFLMARPYEGHPTDLAELHGRRVIVCSEVKHGDKFDEARVKLLTGGDRIKARRMRQDFFSFQPTHKLWLLGNHRPEVGTGGFAFWRRMRLIPFERVVSDDRKIDNLADILVTEEGPGILGWLIDGARRYVGGEKDLTGPERVRIATTAYAETEDHTGRFFEECCVIGSELRAEQTGLYAAYRTWCQNEGAPIMSSRAFAARARELVGLASPKEMILSNQRKYYPGIGVLTDEERQASA